The following coding sequences are from one Mycosarcoma maydis chromosome 23, whole genome shotgun sequence window:
- a CDS encoding putative RNA binding protein SNU13 gives MSAPNPKAFPLADATLTNQILDLIQQASHYKQLKKGANEATKTLNRGICEFIVMAADVEPIEIVLHLPLLCEDKNVPYVFVPSKTALGRACGVSRPVVSASVTTNEARELQSQIQTVKLAIERLLI, from the exons ATGTCGGCTCCCAACCCCAAGGCTTTCCCTCTGGCTGACGCCACGCTTACCAACCAGATCCTCGACCTCATTCAGCAGGCTTCGCACtacaagcagctcaagaaggGTGCTAACGAGGCcaccaagacgctcaaccgtGGTATCTGCGAGTTTATCGTCATGGCcgctgacgttgagccCATCGAGATCGTGCTCCATCTGCCGCTTCTTTGCGAGGACAAGAACGTGCCTTACGTCTTTGTCCCTTCTAAGACCGCTCTCGGCAGGGCCTGTGGTGTCTCACGTCCCGTCGTCTCTGCCTCCGTCACCACCAATGAGGCTCGTGAGCTTCAGAGCCAGATCCAGACTGTCAAGCTTGCT ATCGAGCGTCTGCTCATCTAG